A portion of the Chelonia mydas isolate rCheMyd1 chromosome 23, rCheMyd1.pri.v2, whole genome shotgun sequence genome contains these proteins:
- the SIRT2 gene encoding NAD-dependent protein deacetylase sirtuin-2 isoform X4, which produces MDFLRNLLSRTLGLGSEKPEKVLDELTLDGVSRFMQSEKCRNVVCIVGAGISTSAGIPDFRSPGTGLYANLQSYNLPYPEAIFEINYFKQHPEPFFALARELYPGQFKPTVCHYFIRLLKEKGLLLRCYTQNIDTLERVAGLDQEDLVEAHGTFFTSHCLGSSCKKKYTLDWMKEKIFSTVTPKCDKCQSLVKPDIVFFGENLPPRFFTLMQSDFQKVDLLIIMGTSLQVQPFASLVSRVPTNTPRLLINKEKTGQSDPFMSLMGLSTGMDFDSEKAYRDVAWLGECDQGCTALAELLGWKNELEALVKKEHSAIDAKSGQAGEAGASPSLPPAGATASPSSPPAKPGSSPEKESDAGNKAE; this is translated from the exons A TGGATTTCCTGCGAAACCTCCTGTCCCGGACGCTGGGCCTGGGCAGCGAGAAGCCGGAGAAGGTGCTGGATGAGCTGACGCTGGACGGAGTGAGCCGCTTCATGCAGAGCGAGAAGT GCAGGAACGTCGTCTGCATAGTGGGCGCTGGGATCTCGACCT CTGCGGGGATCCCGGACTTCCGGTCGCCCGGCACGGGGCTCTACGCCAATCTGCAGAGCTACAACCTGCCGTACCCTGAAGCCATCTTCGAAATCAACTACTTCAAG CAACACCCGGAGCCGTTCTTTGCCCTTGCCAGGGAGCTGTATCCAGGCCAGTTTAAG CCCACCGTTTGCCACTATTTCATCCGGCTGCTGAAGGAGAAGGGTTTGCTGCTGCGCTGTTACACGCAG AACATTGACACGTTGGAGCGGGTGGCCGGCTTGGACCAGGAAGATCTGGTGGAAGCCCACGGCACCTTCTTCACCTCTCATTGTCTCGGCTCCTCCTGCAAGAAGAAATACACCCTGGACTGGATGAAAG AAAAGATTTTCTCGACTGTCACCCCCAAGTGCGACAAATGTCAGAGTCTGGTGAAGCCAG ATATTGTGTTCTTTGGGGAGAACTTGCCCCCCCGCTTCTTCACACTCATGCAGTCG GATTTCCAGAAGGTGGATCTGCTCATCATCATGGGCACGTCGCTGCAGGTGCAGCCCTTCGCCTCCCTCGTCAGCAG GGTGCCCACAAACACCCCAAGGCTGCTGATTAACAAGGAGAAGACGGGGCAG AGCGATCCCTTTATGTCCCTTATGGGCCTCAGCACCGGCATGGACTTCGACTCAGAAAAGGCCTACAG ggatgtGGCATGGCTCGGGGAGTGCGACCAAGGCTGCACAGCACTGGCCGAGCTGCTGGGATGGAAG AACGAGCTGGAGGCGCTGGTGAAGAAGGAGCACTCTGCCATCGATGCCAAATCGGGGCAGGCCGGCGAGGCCGGGGcaagcccctcccttcccccggcTGGGGCCACGGCaagcccctcctctcccccagcgaAGCCGGGGTCATCGCCCGAGAAGGAAAGCGACGCCGGAAACAAGGCGGaatga
- the SIRT2 gene encoding NAD-dependent protein deacetylase sirtuin-2 isoform X3 codes for MGKLRLGACQSSDTTATKDVDFLRNLLSRTLGLGSEKPEKVLDELTLDGVSRFMQSEKCRNVVCIVGAGISTSAGIPDFRSPGTGLYANLQSYNLPYPEAIFEINYFKQHPEPFFALARELYPGQFKPTVCHYFIRLLKEKGLLLRCYTQNIDTLERVAGLDQEDLVEAHGTFFTSHCLGSSCKKKYTLDWMKEKIFSTVTPKCDKCQSLVKPDIVFFGENLPPRFFTLMQSDFQKVDLLIIMGTSLQVQPFASLVSRVPTNTPRLLINKEKTGQSDPFMSLMGLSTGMDFDSEKAYRDVAWLGECDQGCTALAELLGWKNELEALVKKEHSAIDAKSGQAGEAGASPSLPPAGATASPSSPPAKPGSSPEKESDAGNKAE; via the exons atggggaaactgaggcttggaGCCTGCCAGTCCAGCGACACCACCGCCACAAAAGACG TGGATTTCCTGCGAAACCTCCTGTCCCGGACGCTGGGCCTGGGCAGCGAGAAGCCGGAGAAGGTGCTGGATGAGCTGACGCTGGACGGAGTGAGCCGCTTCATGCAGAGCGAGAAGT GCAGGAACGTCGTCTGCATAGTGGGCGCTGGGATCTCGACCT CTGCGGGGATCCCGGACTTCCGGTCGCCCGGCACGGGGCTCTACGCCAATCTGCAGAGCTACAACCTGCCGTACCCTGAAGCCATCTTCGAAATCAACTACTTCAAG CAACACCCGGAGCCGTTCTTTGCCCTTGCCAGGGAGCTGTATCCAGGCCAGTTTAAG CCCACCGTTTGCCACTATTTCATCCGGCTGCTGAAGGAGAAGGGTTTGCTGCTGCGCTGTTACACGCAG AACATTGACACGTTGGAGCGGGTGGCCGGCTTGGACCAGGAAGATCTGGTGGAAGCCCACGGCACCTTCTTCACCTCTCATTGTCTCGGCTCCTCCTGCAAGAAGAAATACACCCTGGACTGGATGAAAG AAAAGATTTTCTCGACTGTCACCCCCAAGTGCGACAAATGTCAGAGTCTGGTGAAGCCAG ATATTGTGTTCTTTGGGGAGAACTTGCCCCCCCGCTTCTTCACACTCATGCAGTCG GATTTCCAGAAGGTGGATCTGCTCATCATCATGGGCACGTCGCTGCAGGTGCAGCCCTTCGCCTCCCTCGTCAGCAG GGTGCCCACAAACACCCCAAGGCTGCTGATTAACAAGGAGAAGACGGGGCAG AGCGATCCCTTTATGTCCCTTATGGGCCTCAGCACCGGCATGGACTTCGACTCAGAAAAGGCCTACAG ggatgtGGCATGGCTCGGGGAGTGCGACCAAGGCTGCACAGCACTGGCCGAGCTGCTGGGATGGAAG AACGAGCTGGAGGCGCTGGTGAAGAAGGAGCACTCTGCCATCGATGCCAAATCGGGGCAGGCCGGCGAGGCCGGGGcaagcccctcccttcccccggcTGGGGCCACGGCaagcccctcctctcccccagcgaAGCCGGGGTCATCGCCCGAGAAGGAAAGCGACGCCGGAAACAAGGCGGaatga
- the SIRT2 gene encoding NAD-dependent protein deacetylase sirtuin-2 isoform X1, giving the protein MRQRGAWTLLTLILTPKTVVPLESLKGSAIIPSVQMGKLRLGACQSSDTTATKDVDFLRNLLSRTLGLGSEKPEKVLDELTLDGVSRFMQSEKCRNVVCIVGAGISTSAGIPDFRSPGTGLYANLQSYNLPYPEAIFEINYFKQHPEPFFALARELYPGQFKPTVCHYFIRLLKEKGLLLRCYTQNIDTLERVAGLDQEDLVEAHGTFFTSHCLGSSCKKKYTLDWMKEKIFSTVTPKCDKCQSLVKPDIVFFGENLPPRFFTLMQSDFQKVDLLIIMGTSLQVQPFASLVSRVPTNTPRLLINKEKTGQSDPFMSLMGLSTGMDFDSEKAYRDVAWLGECDQGCTALAELLGWKNELEALVKKEHSAIDAKSGQAGEAGASPSLPPAGATASPSSPPAKPGSSPEKESDAGNKAE; this is encoded by the exons atgaggcagagaggggcTTGGACTCTCCT GACTCTGATTCTGACTCCGAAAACGGTGGTGCCTCTGGAGAGTCTGAAA ggcagcgcCATTATCCCcagtgtacagatggggaaactgaggcttggaGCCTGCCAGTCCAGCGACACCACCGCCACAAAAGACG TGGATTTCCTGCGAAACCTCCTGTCCCGGACGCTGGGCCTGGGCAGCGAGAAGCCGGAGAAGGTGCTGGATGAGCTGACGCTGGACGGAGTGAGCCGCTTCATGCAGAGCGAGAAGT GCAGGAACGTCGTCTGCATAGTGGGCGCTGGGATCTCGACCT CTGCGGGGATCCCGGACTTCCGGTCGCCCGGCACGGGGCTCTACGCCAATCTGCAGAGCTACAACCTGCCGTACCCTGAAGCCATCTTCGAAATCAACTACTTCAAG CAACACCCGGAGCCGTTCTTTGCCCTTGCCAGGGAGCTGTATCCAGGCCAGTTTAAG CCCACCGTTTGCCACTATTTCATCCGGCTGCTGAAGGAGAAGGGTTTGCTGCTGCGCTGTTACACGCAG AACATTGACACGTTGGAGCGGGTGGCCGGCTTGGACCAGGAAGATCTGGTGGAAGCCCACGGCACCTTCTTCACCTCTCATTGTCTCGGCTCCTCCTGCAAGAAGAAATACACCCTGGACTGGATGAAAG AAAAGATTTTCTCGACTGTCACCCCCAAGTGCGACAAATGTCAGAGTCTGGTGAAGCCAG ATATTGTGTTCTTTGGGGAGAACTTGCCCCCCCGCTTCTTCACACTCATGCAGTCG GATTTCCAGAAGGTGGATCTGCTCATCATCATGGGCACGTCGCTGCAGGTGCAGCCCTTCGCCTCCCTCGTCAGCAG GGTGCCCACAAACACCCCAAGGCTGCTGATTAACAAGGAGAAGACGGGGCAG AGCGATCCCTTTATGTCCCTTATGGGCCTCAGCACCGGCATGGACTTCGACTCAGAAAAGGCCTACAG ggatgtGGCATGGCTCGGGGAGTGCGACCAAGGCTGCACAGCACTGGCCGAGCTGCTGGGATGGAAG AACGAGCTGGAGGCGCTGGTGAAGAAGGAGCACTCTGCCATCGATGCCAAATCGGGGCAGGCCGGCGAGGCCGGGGcaagcccctcccttcccccggcTGGGGCCACGGCaagcccctcctctcccccagcgaAGCCGGGGTCATCGCCCGAGAAGGAAAGCGACGCCGGAAACAAGGCGGaatga
- the SIRT2 gene encoding NAD-dependent protein deacetylase sirtuin-2 isoform X2, translating into MARGTLGKGGGGTLGVVVLGAGPPGKRGRGRAGPAGSCSSVAAGGPVPVPEPVAEPGSPAPGSMAERDAAGAGGNEAERGLDSPDSDSDSENGGASGESEMDFLRNLLSRTLGLGSEKPEKVLDELTLDGVSRFMQSEKCRNVVCIVGAGISTSAGIPDFRSPGTGLYANLQSYNLPYPEAIFEINYFKQHPEPFFALARELYPGQFKPTVCHYFIRLLKEKGLLLRCYTQNIDTLERVAGLDQEDLVEAHGTFFTSHCLGSSCKKKYTLDWMKEKIFSTVTPKCDKCQSLVKPDIVFFGENLPPRFFTLMQSDFQKVDLLIIMGTSLQVQPFASLVSRVPTNTPRLLINKEKTGQSDPFMSLMGLSTGMDFDSEKAYRDVAWLGECDQGCTALAELLGWKNELEALVKKEHSAIDAKSGQAGEAGASPSLPPAGATASPSSPPAKPGSSPEKESDAGNKAE; encoded by the exons aTGGCGCGGGGCACTCTGggaaaagggggcgggggcacGCTGGGAGTTGTCGTTCTGGGCGCGGGGCCCCCTGGGAAAAGGGGGCGGGGGCGCGCGGggcctgctgggagctgtagttctgTCGCGGCGGGCGGACCCGTTCCCGTTCCCGAGCCGGTGGCGGAGCCGGGCAGCCCCGCGCCGGGATCTATGGCCGAGCGGGACG CGGCTGGTGCCGGAGgaaatgaggcagagaggggcTTGGACTCTCCT GACTCTGATTCTGACTCCGAAAACGGTGGTGCCTCTGGAGAGTCTGAAA TGGATTTCCTGCGAAACCTCCTGTCCCGGACGCTGGGCCTGGGCAGCGAGAAGCCGGAGAAGGTGCTGGATGAGCTGACGCTGGACGGAGTGAGCCGCTTCATGCAGAGCGAGAAGT GCAGGAACGTCGTCTGCATAGTGGGCGCTGGGATCTCGACCT CTGCGGGGATCCCGGACTTCCGGTCGCCCGGCACGGGGCTCTACGCCAATCTGCAGAGCTACAACCTGCCGTACCCTGAAGCCATCTTCGAAATCAACTACTTCAAG CAACACCCGGAGCCGTTCTTTGCCCTTGCCAGGGAGCTGTATCCAGGCCAGTTTAAG CCCACCGTTTGCCACTATTTCATCCGGCTGCTGAAGGAGAAGGGTTTGCTGCTGCGCTGTTACACGCAG AACATTGACACGTTGGAGCGGGTGGCCGGCTTGGACCAGGAAGATCTGGTGGAAGCCCACGGCACCTTCTTCACCTCTCATTGTCTCGGCTCCTCCTGCAAGAAGAAATACACCCTGGACTGGATGAAAG AAAAGATTTTCTCGACTGTCACCCCCAAGTGCGACAAATGTCAGAGTCTGGTGAAGCCAG ATATTGTGTTCTTTGGGGAGAACTTGCCCCCCCGCTTCTTCACACTCATGCAGTCG GATTTCCAGAAGGTGGATCTGCTCATCATCATGGGCACGTCGCTGCAGGTGCAGCCCTTCGCCTCCCTCGTCAGCAG GGTGCCCACAAACACCCCAAGGCTGCTGATTAACAAGGAGAAGACGGGGCAG AGCGATCCCTTTATGTCCCTTATGGGCCTCAGCACCGGCATGGACTTCGACTCAGAAAAGGCCTACAG ggatgtGGCATGGCTCGGGGAGTGCGACCAAGGCTGCACAGCACTGGCCGAGCTGCTGGGATGGAAG AACGAGCTGGAGGCGCTGGTGAAGAAGGAGCACTCTGCCATCGATGCCAAATCGGGGCAGGCCGGCGAGGCCGGGGcaagcccctcccttcccccggcTGGGGCCACGGCaagcccctcctctcccccagcgaAGCCGGGGTCATCGCCCGAGAAGGAAAGCGACGCCGGAAACAAGGCGGaatga
- the SIRT2 gene encoding NAD-dependent protein deacetylase sirtuin-2 isoform X5, whose product MRQRGAWTLLTLILTPKTVVPLESLKGSAIIPSVQMGKLRLGACQSSDTTATKDVDFLRNLLSRTLGLGSEKPEKVLDELTLDGVSRFMQSEKCRNVVCIVGAGISTSAGIPDFRSPGTGLYANLQSYNLPYPEAIFEINYFKQHPEPFFALARELYPGQFKPTVCHYFIRLLKEKGLLLRCYTQNIDTLERVAGLDQEDLVEAHGTFFTSHCLGSSCKKKYTLDWMKEKIFSTVTPKCDKCQSLVKPDIVFFGENLPPRFFTLMQSDFQKVDLLIIMGTSLQVQPFASLVSRVPTNTPRLLINKEKTGQSDPFMSLMGLSTGMDFDSEKAYRQVPWGRGASARPTLREG is encoded by the exons atgaggcagagaggggcTTGGACTCTCCT GACTCTGATTCTGACTCCGAAAACGGTGGTGCCTCTGGAGAGTCTGAAA ggcagcgcCATTATCCCcagtgtacagatggggaaactgaggcttggaGCCTGCCAGTCCAGCGACACCACCGCCACAAAAGACG TGGATTTCCTGCGAAACCTCCTGTCCCGGACGCTGGGCCTGGGCAGCGAGAAGCCGGAGAAGGTGCTGGATGAGCTGACGCTGGACGGAGTGAGCCGCTTCATGCAGAGCGAGAAGT GCAGGAACGTCGTCTGCATAGTGGGCGCTGGGATCTCGACCT CTGCGGGGATCCCGGACTTCCGGTCGCCCGGCACGGGGCTCTACGCCAATCTGCAGAGCTACAACCTGCCGTACCCTGAAGCCATCTTCGAAATCAACTACTTCAAG CAACACCCGGAGCCGTTCTTTGCCCTTGCCAGGGAGCTGTATCCAGGCCAGTTTAAG CCCACCGTTTGCCACTATTTCATCCGGCTGCTGAAGGAGAAGGGTTTGCTGCTGCGCTGTTACACGCAG AACATTGACACGTTGGAGCGGGTGGCCGGCTTGGACCAGGAAGATCTGGTGGAAGCCCACGGCACCTTCTTCACCTCTCATTGTCTCGGCTCCTCCTGCAAGAAGAAATACACCCTGGACTGGATGAAAG AAAAGATTTTCTCGACTGTCACCCCCAAGTGCGACAAATGTCAGAGTCTGGTGAAGCCAG ATATTGTGTTCTTTGGGGAGAACTTGCCCCCCCGCTTCTTCACACTCATGCAGTCG GATTTCCAGAAGGTGGATCTGCTCATCATCATGGGCACGTCGCTGCAGGTGCAGCCCTTCGCCTCCCTCGTCAGCAG GGTGCCCACAAACACCCCAAGGCTGCTGATTAACAAGGAGAAGACGGGGCAG AGCGATCCCTTTATGTCCCTTATGGGCCTCAGCACCGGCATGGACTTCGACTCAGAAAAGGCCTACAGGCAAGTTCCCTGGGGACGAGGGGCCAGCGCACGGCCCACCCTGAGAGAGGGGTGA